In Camelina sativa cultivar DH55 chromosome 16, Cs, whole genome shotgun sequence, a single window of DNA contains:
- the LOC104751898 gene encoding kinesin-like protein KIF3B isoform X2, translated as MSLCSPEIPYFQFVSDATVKLEIGDTSFVDACEEDSLGDSMLCDPNSRLVPTGFTKPNRTDETIMFINAGGDDDSKVLLDSELKILRDTYFEGGDVLRTEESILEAGDFPFVYQSARVGNFSYRLNNLVPGEYLIDLHFAEIINTNGPKGIRVFNVYVQDEKVLTEFDIFSVVGANRPLLLVDLRVMVMDDGLIRVRFEGINGSPVVCGICVRKAPQVSVPRTSQDYIKCENCATEIEISPRRKRLMRAKAHDKYEKKIAELSERYEHKTNECHEAWMSLTSANEQLEKVSMELDIKMYEARSLDQTVVTQADCLKSITSKYENDKRHWATALDSLQEKIEIMKREQSQLSQEAHECVEGIPELYKMVDGVQALVSQCEDLKHKYSEEQAKRKELYNHIQETKGNIRVFCRCRPLNKEETSTKSATIVDFDGTKDGELGVITGNNSKKSFKFDRVYSPKDGQVDVFADASPMVVSVLDGYNVCIFAYGQTGTGKTFTMEGTPQNRGVNYRTVEQLFEVARERKETISYCISVSVLEVYNEHIRDLLATSPLSKKLEIKQSSDGSHHVPGLVEANVENINEVWNVLQAGSNARAVGSNNVNEHSSRSHCMLSIMVKAKNLMNGDCTKSKLWLVDLAGSERLAKTEVQGERLKEAQNINRSLSALGDVIYALATKSSHIPYRNSKLTHLLQDSLGGDSKTLMFVQISPSEHDVSETLSSLNFATRVRGVELGPARKQVDTGEIQKMKAMVEKARQESRAKDESIKKLEENIQNLECKHKGRDHSYRSLQEKNKELESQVDLLNNQSERQSAQLQERLKSRDEICSNLQQKVKELECKLRERHQSDSAAYHHKVKDLENKLKDSEGNSLVWQQKAKDYENKLKESEGNSFVWQQKIKELETKHKAEQSQEAVLLRQKIKELEMRLKEQDQYIQQMATTREFPDHANATPNEVRTCFKDNFGNENLESNNNILGTSNRFKNKRHDSLNLNEMTRKKRASRSGETENNADDPHHMKEKRIRKSDPPKVLSRVVRPTRPASGSSNPVPVAHKRVIKREQQEAPVGKERDPKKKVWSR; from the exons ATGTCGCTTTGTTCACCGGAGATTCCCTATTTCCAATTCGTTAGTGATGCAACTGTGAAACTAGAGATCGGAGATACTTCCTTCGTAGATGCCTGTGAAGAAGATTCTCTGGGCGATTCAATGTTGTGCGATCCTAATTCAAGACTCGTCCCTACTGGTTTCACAAAACCTAATCGCACAG ATGAGACTATAATGTTCATAAATGCTGGAGGAGATGATGATTCAAAGGTATTGTTAGATTCGGAATTGAAAATACTCAGAGACACTTATTTCGAAGGAGGTGATGTGCTGAGAACTGAGGAGTCTATACTTGAAGCCGGAGACTTTCCGTTCGTTTATCAGTCAGCGCGTGTGGGCAACTTTAGCTACCGGTTAAACAATCTTGTTCCTGGAGAATACTTGATCGATCTCCACTTCGCTGAGATTATTAATACTAATGGACCTAAAGGGATAAGGGTGTTCAATGTCTATGTTCAAGATGAGAAG gTGTTAACTGAATTCGATATCTTCTCGGTTGTTGGGGCAAACAGGCCACTCCTGTTGGTTGACTTAAGGGTCATGGTGATGGATGACGGATTGATCAGGGTGAGGTTTGAAGGAATCAATGGAAGTCCAGTGGTTTGTGGGATTTGTGTGAGGAAAGCGCCACAGGTTTCAG TTCCAAGGACATCACAAGACTATATTAAGTGTGAGAATTGTGCTACAGAAATAGAGATTTCTCCTAGACGG AAGAGGCTTATGCGAGCCAAAGCTCATGATAAGTATGAGAAGAAGATAGCAGAGCTTTCTGAACGATATGAACATAAGACAAATGAGTGTCACGAAGCATGGATGTCACTGACCTCTGCTAATGAGCAACTAGAGAAAGTGAGTATGGAACTTGATATAAAGATGTACGAGGCACGCTCTCTAG ACCAAACTGTGGTAACACAAGCTGATTGTTTGAAGAGTATCACTAGCAAGTATGAGAATGACAAGAGACATTGGGCCACTGCACTAGATTCTCTACAGGAGAAAATAGAG ATAATGAAAAGGGAACAATCTCAGCTATCACAGGAAGCACACGAATGCGTGGAAGGGATCCCTGAATTGTATAAAATGGTTGATGGAGTTCAAGCACTCG TTTCACAGTGTGAGGATCTTAAGCATAAGTACAGCGAGGAACAAGCAAAGAGAAAGGAGCTGTACAACCATATACAAGAGACTAAAG GCAATATTAGGGTATTTTGTCGCTGCCGCCCTTTGAACAAGGAGGAGACATCAACCAAATCTGCAACAATCGTTGACTTTGATGGAACAAAAGATGGAGAGCTTGGTGTTATTACAGGAAACAATTCCaagaaaagtttcaaatttGATAGAGTGTATTCACCGAAAGATGGTCAAG TTGATGTCTTTGCCGATGCTTCTCCTATGGTTGTCTCAGTGCTAGACGGCTACAATGTTTGTATTTTTGCATACGGGCAAACAGGAACAGGAAAGACGTTTACAATGGAAGGTACTCCACAGAACAGGGGTGTCAACTATAGAACCGTTGAGCAATTATTTGAAGTTGCTAGAGAAAGGAAAGAGACAATTTCATATTGCATATCAGTTAGCGTTCTGGAGGTATACAATGAACATATAAGAGATCTGTTGGCAACATCTCCACTGTCAAAGAA GTTGGAGATAAAACAGTCCTCTGACGGATCCCATCATGTTCCTGGATTAGTAGAAGCAAATGTGGAAAACATAAATGAAGTATGGAATGTTCTTCAGGCTGGGAGCAATGCAAGAGCTGTTGGATCCAATAATGTGAATGAGCATAGCAGCCGCTCCCACTG CATGCTCTCTATAATGGTAAAAGCAAAGAACCTGATGAACGGTGATTGCACAAAAAGCAAGCTTTGGCTTGTAGATTTAGCCGGAAGTGAGAGGTTGGCAAAGACTGAAGTGCAAGGTGAGCGTCTGAAGGAAGCACAGAACATCAATAGATCGCTTTCAGCTCTCGGGGATGTGATTTATGCATTGGCAACAAAGAGTAGTCACATTCCATACAG GAACTCAAAACTAACTCATTTGCTTCAAGACTCACTGG GAGGTGACTCAAAGACGCTCATGTTTGTGCAAATCAGCCCCTCTGAGCATGATGTGAGTGAGACTTTAAGTTCACTCAACTTTGCTACTCGTGTAAGAGGGGTTGAGTTGGGTCCTGCAAGGAAGCAAGTTGACACCGGTGAGATTCAGAAGATGAAAGCGATG GTGGAGAAAGCAAGGCAAGAAAGCCGAGCTAAAGATGAATCCATAAAGAAATTGGAAGAGAACATACAGAACCTAGAATGTAAGCACAAAGGAAGAGACCACTCATACAGAAGTCTCCaggaaaagaacaaagaacTTGAAAGCCAGGTTGATTTGCTGAATAACCAATCAGAAAGACAAAGCGCACAGCTCCAAGAAAGACTAAAGAGCAGAGATGAAATTTGCAGCAATCTCCAGCAAAAG GTCAAGGAGCTAGAATGTAAGCTCCGGGAGAGACACCAATCAGACTCTGCAGCTTACCACCACAAG GTTAAAGATCTTGAGAATAAATTGAAAGATTCTGAAGGCAATTCCCTTGTGTGGCAACAGAAGGCCAAGGATTATGAGAATAAGTTGAAAGAGTCTGAAGGCAACTCGTTTGTGTGGCAACAGAAG ATCAAAGAGTTggagacaaaacacaaagcCGAGCAAAGCCAAGAAGCAGTGTTACTACGACAGAAG attaAAGAACTTGAAATGAGGCTAAAGGAGCAAGATCAGTATATACAACAAATGGCAACAACTAGAGAATTCCCTGATCATGCGAATGCTACTCCTAATGAAGTGAGAACCTGCTTCAAAGACAACTTTGGCAATGAGAATCTGGAATCCAACAACAACATCCTGGGGACATCAAACCGTTTCAAGAATAAAAGACATGATTCATTAAATCTCAATGAGATGACTAGAAAGAAGAGGGCCTCGAGAAGCGGCGAAACAGAGAACAACGCTGATGATCCTCATCATATGAAGGAGAAACGGATCAGGAAATCAGACCCACCCAAGGTTCTCTCCAGAGTAGTCAGACCTACAAGACCAGCCTCTGGTTCATCAAACCCAGTCCCTGTGGCTCATAAGAGAGTTATTAAAAGAGAACAACAAGAAGCTCCGGTCGGGAAAGAGAGAGACCCCAAGAAGAAGGTCTGGTcgagataa
- the LOC104751898 gene encoding kinesin-like protein KIF3B isoform X1, with protein sequence MSLCSPEIPYFQFVSDATVKLEIGDTSFVDACEEDSLGDSMLCDPNSRLVPTGFTKPNRTADETIMFINAGGDDDSKVLLDSELKILRDTYFEGGDVLRTEESILEAGDFPFVYQSARVGNFSYRLNNLVPGEYLIDLHFAEIINTNGPKGIRVFNVYVQDEKVLTEFDIFSVVGANRPLLLVDLRVMVMDDGLIRVRFEGINGSPVVCGICVRKAPQVSVPRTSQDYIKCENCATEIEISPRRKRLMRAKAHDKYEKKIAELSERYEHKTNECHEAWMSLTSANEQLEKVSMELDIKMYEARSLDQTVVTQADCLKSITSKYENDKRHWATALDSLQEKIEIMKREQSQLSQEAHECVEGIPELYKMVDGVQALVSQCEDLKHKYSEEQAKRKELYNHIQETKGNIRVFCRCRPLNKEETSTKSATIVDFDGTKDGELGVITGNNSKKSFKFDRVYSPKDGQVDVFADASPMVVSVLDGYNVCIFAYGQTGTGKTFTMEGTPQNRGVNYRTVEQLFEVARERKETISYCISVSVLEVYNEHIRDLLATSPLSKKLEIKQSSDGSHHVPGLVEANVENINEVWNVLQAGSNARAVGSNNVNEHSSRSHCMLSIMVKAKNLMNGDCTKSKLWLVDLAGSERLAKTEVQGERLKEAQNINRSLSALGDVIYALATKSSHIPYRNSKLTHLLQDSLGGDSKTLMFVQISPSEHDVSETLSSLNFATRVRGVELGPARKQVDTGEIQKMKAMVEKARQESRAKDESIKKLEENIQNLECKHKGRDHSYRSLQEKNKELESQVDLLNNQSERQSAQLQERLKSRDEICSNLQQKVKELECKLRERHQSDSAAYHHKVKDLENKLKDSEGNSLVWQQKAKDYENKLKESEGNSFVWQQKIKELETKHKAEQSQEAVLLRQKIKELEMRLKEQDQYIQQMATTREFPDHANATPNEVRTCFKDNFGNENLESNNNILGTSNRFKNKRHDSLNLNEMTRKKRASRSGETENNADDPHHMKEKRIRKSDPPKVLSRVVRPTRPASGSSNPVPVAHKRVIKREQQEAPVGKERDPKKKVWSR encoded by the exons ATGTCGCTTTGTTCACCGGAGATTCCCTATTTCCAATTCGTTAGTGATGCAACTGTGAAACTAGAGATCGGAGATACTTCCTTCGTAGATGCCTGTGAAGAAGATTCTCTGGGCGATTCAATGTTGTGCGATCCTAATTCAAGACTCGTCCCTACTGGTTTCACAAAACCTAATCGCACAG CAGATGAGACTATAATGTTCATAAATGCTGGAGGAGATGATGATTCAAAGGTATTGTTAGATTCGGAATTGAAAATACTCAGAGACACTTATTTCGAAGGAGGTGATGTGCTGAGAACTGAGGAGTCTATACTTGAAGCCGGAGACTTTCCGTTCGTTTATCAGTCAGCGCGTGTGGGCAACTTTAGCTACCGGTTAAACAATCTTGTTCCTGGAGAATACTTGATCGATCTCCACTTCGCTGAGATTATTAATACTAATGGACCTAAAGGGATAAGGGTGTTCAATGTCTATGTTCAAGATGAGAAG gTGTTAACTGAATTCGATATCTTCTCGGTTGTTGGGGCAAACAGGCCACTCCTGTTGGTTGACTTAAGGGTCATGGTGATGGATGACGGATTGATCAGGGTGAGGTTTGAAGGAATCAATGGAAGTCCAGTGGTTTGTGGGATTTGTGTGAGGAAAGCGCCACAGGTTTCAG TTCCAAGGACATCACAAGACTATATTAAGTGTGAGAATTGTGCTACAGAAATAGAGATTTCTCCTAGACGG AAGAGGCTTATGCGAGCCAAAGCTCATGATAAGTATGAGAAGAAGATAGCAGAGCTTTCTGAACGATATGAACATAAGACAAATGAGTGTCACGAAGCATGGATGTCACTGACCTCTGCTAATGAGCAACTAGAGAAAGTGAGTATGGAACTTGATATAAAGATGTACGAGGCACGCTCTCTAG ACCAAACTGTGGTAACACAAGCTGATTGTTTGAAGAGTATCACTAGCAAGTATGAGAATGACAAGAGACATTGGGCCACTGCACTAGATTCTCTACAGGAGAAAATAGAG ATAATGAAAAGGGAACAATCTCAGCTATCACAGGAAGCACACGAATGCGTGGAAGGGATCCCTGAATTGTATAAAATGGTTGATGGAGTTCAAGCACTCG TTTCACAGTGTGAGGATCTTAAGCATAAGTACAGCGAGGAACAAGCAAAGAGAAAGGAGCTGTACAACCATATACAAGAGACTAAAG GCAATATTAGGGTATTTTGTCGCTGCCGCCCTTTGAACAAGGAGGAGACATCAACCAAATCTGCAACAATCGTTGACTTTGATGGAACAAAAGATGGAGAGCTTGGTGTTATTACAGGAAACAATTCCaagaaaagtttcaaatttGATAGAGTGTATTCACCGAAAGATGGTCAAG TTGATGTCTTTGCCGATGCTTCTCCTATGGTTGTCTCAGTGCTAGACGGCTACAATGTTTGTATTTTTGCATACGGGCAAACAGGAACAGGAAAGACGTTTACAATGGAAGGTACTCCACAGAACAGGGGTGTCAACTATAGAACCGTTGAGCAATTATTTGAAGTTGCTAGAGAAAGGAAAGAGACAATTTCATATTGCATATCAGTTAGCGTTCTGGAGGTATACAATGAACATATAAGAGATCTGTTGGCAACATCTCCACTGTCAAAGAA GTTGGAGATAAAACAGTCCTCTGACGGATCCCATCATGTTCCTGGATTAGTAGAAGCAAATGTGGAAAACATAAATGAAGTATGGAATGTTCTTCAGGCTGGGAGCAATGCAAGAGCTGTTGGATCCAATAATGTGAATGAGCATAGCAGCCGCTCCCACTG CATGCTCTCTATAATGGTAAAAGCAAAGAACCTGATGAACGGTGATTGCACAAAAAGCAAGCTTTGGCTTGTAGATTTAGCCGGAAGTGAGAGGTTGGCAAAGACTGAAGTGCAAGGTGAGCGTCTGAAGGAAGCACAGAACATCAATAGATCGCTTTCAGCTCTCGGGGATGTGATTTATGCATTGGCAACAAAGAGTAGTCACATTCCATACAG GAACTCAAAACTAACTCATTTGCTTCAAGACTCACTGG GAGGTGACTCAAAGACGCTCATGTTTGTGCAAATCAGCCCCTCTGAGCATGATGTGAGTGAGACTTTAAGTTCACTCAACTTTGCTACTCGTGTAAGAGGGGTTGAGTTGGGTCCTGCAAGGAAGCAAGTTGACACCGGTGAGATTCAGAAGATGAAAGCGATG GTGGAGAAAGCAAGGCAAGAAAGCCGAGCTAAAGATGAATCCATAAAGAAATTGGAAGAGAACATACAGAACCTAGAATGTAAGCACAAAGGAAGAGACCACTCATACAGAAGTCTCCaggaaaagaacaaagaacTTGAAAGCCAGGTTGATTTGCTGAATAACCAATCAGAAAGACAAAGCGCACAGCTCCAAGAAAGACTAAAGAGCAGAGATGAAATTTGCAGCAATCTCCAGCAAAAG GTCAAGGAGCTAGAATGTAAGCTCCGGGAGAGACACCAATCAGACTCTGCAGCTTACCACCACAAG GTTAAAGATCTTGAGAATAAATTGAAAGATTCTGAAGGCAATTCCCTTGTGTGGCAACAGAAGGCCAAGGATTATGAGAATAAGTTGAAAGAGTCTGAAGGCAACTCGTTTGTGTGGCAACAGAAG ATCAAAGAGTTggagacaaaacacaaagcCGAGCAAAGCCAAGAAGCAGTGTTACTACGACAGAAG attaAAGAACTTGAAATGAGGCTAAAGGAGCAAGATCAGTATATACAACAAATGGCAACAACTAGAGAATTCCCTGATCATGCGAATGCTACTCCTAATGAAGTGAGAACCTGCTTCAAAGACAACTTTGGCAATGAGAATCTGGAATCCAACAACAACATCCTGGGGACATCAAACCGTTTCAAGAATAAAAGACATGATTCATTAAATCTCAATGAGATGACTAGAAAGAAGAGGGCCTCGAGAAGCGGCGAAACAGAGAACAACGCTGATGATCCTCATCATATGAAGGAGAAACGGATCAGGAAATCAGACCCACCCAAGGTTCTCTCCAGAGTAGTCAGACCTACAAGACCAGCCTCTGGTTCATCAAACCCAGTCCCTGTGGCTCATAAGAGAGTTATTAAAAGAGAACAACAAGAAGCTCCGGTCGGGAAAGAGAGAGACCCCAAGAAGAAGGTCTGGTcgagataa
- the LOC104751899 gene encoding LOW QUALITY PROTEIN: dirigent protein 4-like (The sequence of the model RefSeq protein was modified relative to this genomic sequence to represent the inferred CDS: deleted 2 bases in 1 codon), whose product MGKRTGIVGFSLYLCITFALGEYYSKTRPFTPKQEVVTNLHFFFHDTLTAPNPSAVLIAKATLTGRDNSSSPSPFGSLFAVDDPLTVGPDPKSKKIGNARGMYVSSGKDVPTLTMYVDFGFTSGKFNGSSFAVFSRNTIMEKEREVAVVGGRGRFRMARGVALLNTYSVNLTNGDAIVEYHVTLYHY is encoded by the exons ATGGGTAAGAGAACAGGAATTGTTGGGTTT TCTTTATATCTATGCATCACCTTCGCACTCGGTGAATACTACTCAAAAACTCGTCCATTCACACCAAAACAAGAAGTTGTCACCAATCTCCATTTCTTCTTTCACGACACTCTCACAGCTCCAAACCCATCAGCTGTCCTCATTGCCAAAGCCACTCTCACCGGTCGAGACAACAGCTCTTCTCCGTCACCCTTCGGTTCCCTTTTCGCAGTTGATGACCCTCTTACCGTAGGACCGGACCCGAAATCTAAGAAGATAGGGAACGCTAGAGGGATGTACGTTTCCTCTGGAAAAGATGTTCCCACGTTAACCATGTACGTCGACTTCGGATTCACCTCCGGCAAGTTTAACGGCAGTTCTTTCGCCGTGTTCTCAAGGAACACCATAATGGAGAAGGAGAGGGAGGTCGCCGTTGTGGGAGGCCGAGGAAGGTTTAGGATGGCTAGAGGAGTGGCTCTACTCAATACATACTCAGTTAACTTGACCAATGGCGATGCTATCGTTGAGTACCATGTCACTCTCTATCATTATTAA
- the LOC104751900 gene encoding probable rhamnogalacturonate lyase B: MKVGAPANKPGRIIVQVLLLVVVLLQSVHSQNSRNKLNITKPGQNIPAALTVQLRRVSHDKVVIDNGIIQVTFSSPQGLITGIKYHGIDNVLDDEIEDRGYWDVTWYEPRKKLEIDKLEGTKFEIITQNEEQVEISFTRTWTISKRGSLVPLNVDKRYIIRSGVSGIYMYGILERLEGWPDVDMDQIRIVFKLNSKKFDFMAISDDRQRSMPSMADRDNAKQLAYKEAVLFTNPRNPMFKGEVDDKYMYSMEDKDNNVNGWISSEPPVGFWMITPSDEFRLGGPMKQDLTSHVGPITLSMFTSTHYAGKEMRMDYRNGEPWKKVFGPVFAYLNSVSPKDSTLRLWRDAKRQMAAEVKSWPYDFVTSVDYPLRHQRGTIEGQFLIKDSYVSRLRIYGRFAFVGLAPIGEAGSWQTESKGYQFWTKADRKGRFIIENVRAGNYSLYAWGFGFIGDYKFEQNITITAGSEMNVGPIVYEPPRNGPTLWEIGVPDRTAREFYIPDPYPTLMNKLYVNPLQDRFRQYGLWDRYADLYPQNDLVYTVGVSDYRRDWFFAHVTRNVGNKTYQPTTWQIIFNLRNVNRVGLYTLRIALASAANSELQIRINDPKSDHIFTTGYIGKDNAIARHGIHGLYRLYSIDVAGSLLNVGDNTIYLTQSRSLGLFDGIMYDYIRLESPFRT, encoded by the exons ATGAAGGTCGGAGCTCCGGCGAATAAGCCGGGTCGGATCATTGtccaagttcttcttcttgttgttgttcttcttcaaaGTGTTCATTCTCAGAACTCACG aaACAAACTTAACATCACAAAGCCTGGACAAAACATACCTGCAGCCTTAACAGTTCAGCTAAGAAGAGTTAGCCATGACAAG gTGGTAATTGATAATGGTATTATTCAAGTTACTTTCTCGAGCCCACAAGGCTTAATAACTGGGATAAAATACCATGGTATCGATAATGTGCTGGACGACGAGATTGAGGATCGGgg GTATTGGGACGTTACCTGGTATGAACCGAGAAAGAAATTGGAAATTGACAA ATTAGAAGGAACTAAATTTGAAATCATAACTCAGAATGAAGAACAAGTTGAAATATCATTTACAAGAACGTGGACTATCTCCAAACGTGGCTCCTTGGTTCCCCTAAACGTAGATAAAAG atatatcaTTCGAAGTGGTGTCTCCGGAATATACATGTACGGTATCTTGGAGAGGTTAGAAGGTTGGCCCGACGTGGACATGGACCAAATCAGGATCGTCTTCAAGCTCAACTCAAAAAA ATTTGATTTCATGGCGATATCAGATGATCGACAAAGAAGCATGCCATCAATGGCGGATCGAGACAATGCTAAGCAATTAGCTTACAAAGAAGCTGttctttttacaaatccaaGGAACCCTATGTTCAAAggagag GTAGATGATAAGTATATGTACTCAATGGAAGACAAAGACAACAATGTGAATGGTTGGATCTCATCGGAACCACCGGTTGGGTTTTGGATGATAACTCCGAGCGATGAGTTCCGTCTTGGTGGTCCCATGAAGCAAGACCTCACCTCTCATGTCGGACCCATCACCCTCTCC ATGTTTACAAGCACCCATTACGCGGGGAAAGAGATGAGAATGGATTATAGAAATGGAGAGCCATGGAAGAAAGTGTTTGGTCCTGTCTTCGCTTATCTCAACTCTGTTTCTCCCAAAGATTCCACTCTTCGTCTATGGAGAGATGCTAAACGAcag ATGGCTGCAGAGGTCAAAAGCTGGCCTTATGATTTTGTTACTTCAGTAGATTATCCTCTGCGTCATCAAAGAGGTACTATCGAAGGACAATTTCTTATCAAAGATAG TTACGTGTCAAGATTAAGGATATATGGGAGATTTGCTTTTGTTGGTCTGGCACCAATTGGTGAAGCCGGTTCATGGCAAACCGAATCCAAG gGGTATCAATTTTGGACGAAAGCTGACAGAAAAGGGAGATTTATAATAGAGAATGTGAGGGCAGGCAATTATAGTCTCTACGCatggggttttggttttattggaGACTATAAATTTGAGCAAAACATTACCATTACGGCAG GTAGCGAGATGAATGTAGGTCCTATAGTGTATGAACCGCCAAGAAACGGTCCGACGTTGTGGGAAATCGGTGTACCTGACCGAACCGCCAGAGAATTCTATATACCGGATCCATACCCTACACTGATGAATAAGCTTTATGTCAACCCACTCCAAGACAG ATTTAGGCAATATGGATTATGGGATCGTTACGCAGATTTATACCCTCAAAACGATCTTGTGTACACAGTGGGTGTGAGTGATTATAGAAGAGATTGGTTCTTTGCACATGTTACCAG aaacgtTGGAAACAAGACATACCAACCAACGACATGGCAAATCATATTTAACCTTAGAAACGTGAACCGAGTCGGACTCTACACGCTCAGAATAGCTCTAGCCTCAGCCGCAAATTCCGAACTACAAATCCGGATCAACGATCCCAAATCCGATCATATTTTCACGACGGGTTATATCGGAAAAGACAATGCAATCGCGAGACATGGAATTCATGGTTTATATAGATTGTATAGTATAGACGTCGCCGGAAGTTTACTAAATGTTGGTGATAATACGATATATTTAACACAATCGAGAAGTTTAGGACTATTTGATGGTATTATGTATGATTATATTCGTCTTGAAAGTCCTTTTAGAACTTGA